In a single window of the Populus alba chromosome 16, ASM523922v2, whole genome shotgun sequence genome:
- the LOC118045903 gene encoding uncharacterized protein, which yields MATKTDNPSTAAVEDNPSETLDTAVLDSTKPDRGEDSTNTASSTVELATEGPKKDSENSKSAAPVTDIEKKIRRAERFGITVQLSEQEKRNSRAERFGTTTGTGTGSTAKGSETDSVKKSEELKRKARAERFGIPVPPAASDEEAKKKSRVERFTPAAKSNTLEEDKRKARALRFSQSSSGSLSINGKGDLEPKAAIAGEAGGGS from the exons ATGGCAACCAAAACAGATAATCCCTCAACCGCCGCCGTTGAAGACAACCCTAGCGAAACCCTAGACACGGCAGTCCTTGATTCTACCAAGCCAGATCGAGGCGAAGATTCTACCAACACCGCATCATCCACCGTTGAGTTAGCTACCGAAGGGCCTAAGAAGGACTCCGAGAACTCAAAGAGCGCTGCACCGGTCACCGATATCGAGAAGAAGATCCGCCGTGCTGAACGTTTTGGAATTACTGTTCAGCTTTCTGAGCAAGAGAAACGCAATTCTCGTGCTGAAAg GTTTGGCACTACCACTGGCACTGGCACTGGATCTACAGCAAAGGGATCAGAGACAGACTCGGTGAAGAAATCAGAGGAGCTGAAGAGGAAGGCTAGAGCAGAGAG gTTTGGGATTCCTGTACCACCCGCAGCTAGTGATGAGGAGGCAAAGAAGAAATCTCGTGTTGAAAGATTCACACCGGCTGCTAAATCAAATACCCTGGAAGAGGACAAAAGGAAGGCAAGGGCTCTCAG GTTCTCACAAAGTTCATCTGGTTCTCTATCCATAAATGGCAAGGGGGATCTTGAGCCA AAGGCAGCTATTGCAGGCGAGGCTGGTGGAGGGTCTTGA
- the LOC118045942 gene encoding probable protein phosphatase 2C 38: MASVGSCCLVGVICNGLLYIANAGDSRVVLGRAERGTREVTALQLSTEHNANIETVRNELRCLHPNDSEIVVQKHKVWRVKGIIQVSRSIGDAYLKKSEFNREPLQPKFRLPEPFHKPILNPEPEILVRKLQPGDRFLIFASDGLWEHLSNQEAVDIVQNFPRNGIAKMLVKAALREAAKKRETRYTDLKRIERGVRRHFHDDISVIVVYIDSHLISRSSICGHPSSIRGGSAAAISDSEARF, translated from the exons ATGGCATCTGTTGGATCATGTTGTTTGGTGGGAGTCATATGCAATGGATTGTTATATATTGCAAATGCAGGAGACTCCCGGGTGGTTTTAGGAAGAGCAGAAAGAGGAACCAGGGAAGTTACAGCATTACAATTATCTACAGAGCACAATGCTAATATAGAAACTGTGAGAAATGAACTCCGGTGTCTGCATCCCAATGATTCAGAGATTGTTGTGCAGAAGCACAAAGTTTGGCGCGTGAAGGGCATCATACAG GTTTCAAGATCCATAGGAGATGCCTATCTTAAGAAGTCAGAGTTCAACCGAGAGCCTCTACAACCAAAGTTTAGACTGCCCGAACCTTTCCACAAGCCAATCCTAAATCCGGAGCCAGAAATACTAGTGCGCAAACTGCAACCAGGAGATCGATTCCTCATATTTGCTTCTGATGGTCTATGGGAGCATCTTAGCAATCAGGAGGCTGTTGACATTGTCCAAAATTTCCCCCGGAAT GGAATTGCCAAGATGCTTGTCAAAGCTGCCCTTCGGGAAGCTGCAAAGAAAAGAGAGACGAGGTACACAGATTTGAAAAGGATCGAACGAGGTGTCCGGAGACATTTTCATGATGACATTAGTGTCATAGTTGTGTATATAGATTCTCATTTGATCAGTAGAAGTTCCATCTGTGGCCATCCCTCCTCGATAAGAGGAGGAAGTGCCGCCGCTATATCTGACTCAGAGGCAAGATTCTAG